The nucleotide window TAACGCAGGCTTGCGGCAACATGCGATTAAAGGCGGAATTGTCAAAAATGCCATTGAGCATCATAATCTTTGTTATTGGGGATTTTCTCAAAAAGATATGCCGACTGACGCTAAGATTATCATGAGAACTATTGGAGATGCCGTCCTTGATCATGGTCTGAAATTGGCTGTTGAAACTTTTAAAGCGTTTAATGATAAATTAAAAATTTCTCCACATGATATTGATAAGGTTATTGGTCATCAGATCACGTCTTATCATCATCAGGCATTTTATAAGGCACTTAATATTGATAGAACAAAAGACTTTGCAACCTATCCGTATCTTGGAAATATTGGCACTGTATCGCTTCCCATCACCGCTGCCATTGCAGACGAGAGAGGTTTTTTAAAAGAAGGCGATTTTGTAGCTTTTATTGGAATCGGCAGCGGTATTAACTGTTTCATATTAGGTGTTGAATGGTAAAAAAACAAATTAACAATACACTGACCTCCACCAAAGGCTTTGAAGATCTTTACCCCTTTGATTCCAATTTTATTAACATCAACGGGCATGATCTTCATTATATTGACAAGGGAAAAGGAAAGCCCGTACTGATGGTTCACGGCAATCCCACATGGTCGTTTTACTACCGGCACCTGATCAAAACCCTTTCAAAAAACTTTAGAACCATTGCACCTGATCATATCGGATGCGGATTTTCAGATAAACCTGGTAGCAAAACATATGACTACACCCTTGAATCAAGGGTAAAAGATCTTGATGCTCTGGTCAACCAATTGAACATCAATGAAAAAATCAGCCTGGTTGTTCATGACTGGGGCGGCATGATCGGCCTTGCCTGGGCCATTGATCATCCGGATAAAATTGATAAGATTGTTATTACCAACACGTCGGGATTTTTCCTGCCAAAAGAAAAACAATTTCCTTTCCTGTTATGGCTGATCAAATATATCAGAGCTTTTGCCGTTCCAGCCGTACTCGGGCTTAATGCGTTTGCAAAAGGGGCCCTGTATCTTGGCAGTGAAACAAGATTATCAGAAAAGGTTAAAAAAGGACTTGTTGAACCGTATAATTCCTGGAAAAACCGGATAGCCACCTTGAAATTTGTCCAGGACATCCCTATAACCCAAAAAGACAAAAGCTACGCCATTGTGAATCATGTGGATCAGAACCTTAAACATCTGGATGAATCCAGCCTGATGTTTTTATGGGGAGCAAAGGATTTTGTTTTTGACCTGACTTTTTTCAATGAATTCAAAACAAGGTTTCCAAAAGCGGCTTCCCATGTTTTTCATGATGCAGGTCATTACCTGTTTGAAGACAAGCCTGAAGAAACAAGTCACCTGATCAAGGCTTTTTTAAACCAATAAGCCAAACAAATAAGATAGTTATTTGTTTTGACATTTAACTGAGGCCCGGGGTAAAAAGCAAATATGCTAGGATTTAAAAAAAAGAGACAAGACCAAGACAAGCCTGAAGCTGACAGCCAAGAAACTTCAATTCAAACGCTGCCAAAAAAAAAGAACAAAGCCGGATCAAAAAAAAAGATGGTTATTATCCTGTTTTTTCTTGTTGCGCTTGGCGCTGCTTCATATACCGCATATGATCTTTATCTTGCACCCAAAGACCCCAAAGTCTATCAAAAGATCGAATTAAAGCACCTTGATCTTCCCGAAGAAATGGTCAGGTTCAGTTTTGATTATCTTCCTGATCTCTATGTCGCCATGGTATCCTTTAATAAAGAGATGGATTTATTTGATCAAAAGATTACAAAAATCAATGACATTGCCCAAAAATATCCTGAACAAAAAAAGATTGCAGACAAAGAAAAAAAAAACTGGGAAAAAGCAAAAAACACACTTCAAAAAGCCTTTATAAAAATTGAAAAACCCGTTAAAGAAACCTATGTACTGTTTTGTGTAAATAAAGAACAGGGTCTGGCCCAAATTAAAGAAAAAGACAGAGAATTAATAGAACTTGCCCGGAATGCGTTAACACCTGCAAAGGAACTGACCAAGAGCATAAAACCGGAAGAAACAGTTCCTCAGGGATTTATTAAAGCAAACATTTACAAACTAAAAAAGAAATTCTTATGACATCCTATTCAAACATTTCACTTGGTCTAAAACAAACCTGTGAAAAATATCCCTACAAACGAGCAATTGTTTATCCTTCAGGCAGAGACAGGAACGGCAGGGTTTTATACAGCCAGATGACGTTTTCCCAGCTTGACAGGCAATCGGACAAACTTGCCTTCGGCCTTGAAGAAATCGGCATTACCAGGGGAACCAGAACCATTTTAATGGTGCCGCCGGGTATGGAATTTTTTATAATCGTATTTGCCATGTTCAAAGTGGGGGCAATACCCGTTGTCGTTGATCCAGGAATGGGGATCGGCCGAATGCTTCAATGCCTTCAGCAGGGGAGACCCAAAGCCTTTATCGGCATAGAAAAAGCCCATTTGTTACGAAAACTGAAACCCGGTTTCTTTACATCTGTAAAACACTGGGTTACGGTGGGCAAACGATGGTTCTGGGGTGGATATACCCTTGACCAGCTCATGGCGCAGACCGATGATCCTTACCCCATAGCACAAACAACCCGTGATGAAGCCGCTGCCATTGTTTTTACAACAGGATCAACCGGCCCTGCCAAAGGTGTTGTCTATACCCATGGAAACTTTGAGGCCCAGATAAAACAGATACGGGAACACTTTCAGATTGAACCCGATGAAATCGATCTGCCGACGTTTCCGTTGTTTGCTCTTTTTGATCCGGTACTTGGCATGACAGCTGTTATTCCTGATATGGATCCTACCAAACCGGCTCTTGTTGACCCTGCAAAAATCATAGAAGCCGTTGAAAACCAAGGGATCACAAATATGTTTGCCTCCCCTGCTCTCTTGAACAGGGTGGGCAAATTCGGCAAGGAAAACCATATCAAACTGCCGTCTTTAAGGCGTGTGGTATCTGCAGGCGCTCCGGTGACGCCCGCCAACATAGAACAATTTTCCACCCTGCTGTTTGACCATGCGCAAATCCATACTCCCTATGGCGCAACCGAATCCGTACCAATCATATCCATCGGGTCCAATGAAATCCTTTCTGAAACCAAAAAACTTTCCGAACAGGGATTTGGCATGTGCATTGGCAGGCCCATTTGCGACACCCGGGTTGAAATAATTAAAATCAGTGACAATCCCATCACCCAATTCCATGATAATCTTAAGATGCCTGAAAACCAGGTTGGAGAAATAACGGTAACAGCAGACCTTGTAACGGAAAACTATTTTAATAATCATGAAGCAGACCTGCTGGCCAAGATCCCTGATCCGAACGGCAAGATATGGCACCGAATGGGGGATCTTGGATGGAAGGATTCAAAAGGAAGAATATGGTTTTGCGGAAGAAAAAACCACAGAGTTGTCACCAGAGATGAAACTCTGTTCACTATCCCTGTGGAAGCCATTTTCAACAACCATGAAAACGTGTTCAGAAGCGCACTTGCAGGTGCGGGTCCGAAACACATGCAGATACCGGTTATTTTTATAGAGCCCTGTACAAAACCAGAAGATAAAAACGCCTTTATCAATGAACTGCTGGAAATTGCAAAATCAAATCCTTTAACACAAATGATTGAGCATATTTTTATTGAAAAAGCCTTTCCTGTGGATATCCGGCACAACTCAAAGATATTCAGGGAGAAACTTGCCGTTAAAGCAACTAAAAAACTGAATTTATGACAGCACGCTAACCTTTGCCGGAGCGTATTCAAGATTTGATTAATAATGGCTGATTAATCCGGCAGCAGATCATAAAAATACGTCATGGCATCGGACCGGGTAATGATTCCGATCAGTTCACCCTTTTTCATAACAGGCAGACGTCCGATATCATATTTGATCATCAATTTAGCAGCTTCCATGGCGCTTTTGTCATAAGGTATGCTCACAATTTTCCTGCTCATAAAAGCTTTTATGGGCGATTGCATGTGATTTGATTTTCTGACTCTCTTAAAATCCCGCCGGGAGATAATGCCGACCATATGATTATCATTGTCCACAACAGGCATGCCCGTGCATCCCTTGTCGCGTAAAATCATGGCCACTTCTTCTACGGTTTTATCCTGGTGTACGGTCACAACCGGATAGGACATGATATCCACCAGCATGACAGTGGAATGCTGGTTCCCGGAAATAAGTTCAACAAGTATATCTTCAATTGCATCCGGGTTTGCAGCTTTCAAAAGAGCTGATCCAGCGCCCGGATGTCCGCCACCGCCGATGCTTCTCATTAACAGGCCAATATTAATTTCATCTATATTGCTTCTTCCGATAACCATGCAACGGTTTCGTTCAACGTCTTTAAAAATTCCAAATGCGGCATCCACATTGACAATTTCCCTGTACATCTGAAGCACCATGGCAAGATTCTGGATTCGGCCATCTACCTCCACCTTGGAAATACTTATGGAAAACCTGGACACCTCTTTTCTCTGAGCTTTCTGTATCATATGGAAGAGGATGTCTTTTTGCCTTTTCCCGTACGCCTGCCGTAAAAACGTGGCCAAGATATTCAAATCTGCTTTTCGGTCCAGAAG belongs to Desulfobacula toluolica Tol2 and includes:
- a CDS encoding fatty acid CoA ligase family protein, with product MTSYSNISLGLKQTCEKYPYKRAIVYPSGRDRNGRVLYSQMTFSQLDRQSDKLAFGLEEIGITRGTRTILMVPPGMEFFIIVFAMFKVGAIPVVVDPGMGIGRMLQCLQQGRPKAFIGIEKAHLLRKLKPGFFTSVKHWVTVGKRWFWGGYTLDQLMAQTDDPYPIAQTTRDEAAAIVFTTGSTGPAKGVVYTHGNFEAQIKQIREHFQIEPDEIDLPTFPLFALFDPVLGMTAVIPDMDPTKPALVDPAKIIEAVENQGITNMFASPALLNRVGKFGKENHIKLPSLRRVVSAGAPVTPANIEQFSTLLFDHAQIHTPYGATESVPIISIGSNEILSETKKLSEQGFGMCIGRPICDTRVEIIKISDNPITQFHDNLKMPENQVGEITVTADLVTENYFNNHEADLLAKIPDPNGKIWHRMGDLGWKDSKGRIWFCGRKNHRVVTRDETLFTIPVEAIFNNHENVFRSALAGAGPKHMQIPVIFIEPCTKPEDKNAFINELLEIAKSNPLTQMIEHIFIEKAFPVDIRHNSKIFREKLAVKATKKLNL
- a CDS encoding CBS domain-containing protein, with protein sequence MVIITTHKGSDFDALASLVAASLLYPDAKPVLPTSINANLKGFLSIHKDLFTFYSPKDIKLEHVKTMIVVDTHSWSRLEGMNSLKDRKDLEIIIWDHHSEGDIKANEMNIRETGATVTMLVEEIKKKRKLITPIQSTLFLMGLYEDTGNLTFPSTLPEDAYAAGFLLDRKADLNILATFLRQAYGKRQKDILFHMIQKAQRKEVSRFSISISKVEVDGRIQNLAMVLQMYREIVNVDAAFGIFKDVERNRCMVIGRSNIDEINIGLLMRSIGGGGHPGAGSALLKAANPDAIEDILVELISGNQHSTVMLVDIMSYPVVTVHQDKTVEEVAMILRDKGCTGMPVVDNDNHMVGIISRRDFKRVRKSNHMQSPIKAFMSRKIVSIPYDKSAMEAAKLMIKYDIGRLPVMKKGELIGIITRSDAMTYFYDLLPD
- a CDS encoding alpha/beta fold hydrolase; protein product: MVKKQINNTLTSTKGFEDLYPFDSNFININGHDLHYIDKGKGKPVLMVHGNPTWSFYYRHLIKTLSKNFRTIAPDHIGCGFSDKPGSKTYDYTLESRVKDLDALVNQLNINEKISLVVHDWGGMIGLAWAIDHPDKIDKIVITNTSGFFLPKEKQFPFLLWLIKYIRAFAVPAVLGLNAFAKGALYLGSETRLSEKVKKGLVEPYNSWKNRIATLKFVQDIPITQKDKSYAIVNHVDQNLKHLDESSLMFLWGAKDFVFDLTFFNEFKTRFPKAASHVFHDAGHYLFEDKPEETSHLIKAFLNQ